A section of the Mycoplasmopsis synoviae ATCC 25204 genome encodes:
- a CDS encoding ABC transporter permease, with amino-acid sequence MKLSSKEFNKKYNLNEKMLQNSLVRHVPKANLQFNNAAGKPKKLLNEILKRYFSTWFFSLALVVFLAVLIFSIVISLTSKYSSSTSINNTSGLTYTLLDGKTQIGTSNRTASLPPVFNPFVNLTLGSSGISQQVYNNSVTLWNSDSYFHGLVYKTVFNPDNTSVRLEDGNLYVNAYSFYKADSISIILAQSQQRGLIAKDLTQDQVLSYIEEIKRLNPQINLSTYLGTNSAGVDVWTSSWVGTWNAIRLAVIVSFIQTMIGVFIGAYLGFHAGSLLDTIAMRIISIITSPPTLIWLLIASSIFGTSDLTLAITLIVVGWPGSVGITRLYIITVKDSDFIQASRLVGASKIRLILRHALPAIVGKIANSFVASIPSIILSVSALAFLGFFKGNTANLGSILSSAPSEAGTNIWILVLPVGILLSISLSLQFIALGVHDSLDPKVIRGK; translated from the coding sequence GTGAAATTATCATCAAAAGAATTTAATAAAAAATACAATCTTAATGAAAAAATGCTTCAAAATTCATTAGTAAGACATGTTCCTAAGGCTAACCTTCAGTTTAATAACGCTGCTGGAAAACCTAAAAAACTTCTTAATGAAATTTTAAAAAGATATTTTTCTACCTGATTTTTTTCACTAGCTTTAGTTGTATTTTTAGCGGTTTTAATATTTTCAATAGTAATATCGCTAACTTCAAAATATTCTTCTAGTACTTCAATTAATAACACATCAGGACTTACTTATACTTTACTAGATGGAAAAACTCAAATCGGAACATCTAATAGAACTGCATCGCTGCCTCCTGTGTTTAACCCATTTGTAAACCTTACATTAGGTTCTTCTGGGATTAGTCAGCAAGTTTATAATAATTCTGTAACTCTTTGAAATAGTGATTCATATTTCCATGGTCTTGTTTATAAAACTGTATTTAATCCTGACAATACCTCTGTTCGCTTAGAAGATGGAAATTTATATGTAAATGCTTATAGCTTTTATAAAGCAGATTCAATTAGCATTATTTTGGCTCAATCTCAACAAAGAGGCTTAATTGCAAAAGATTTAACTCAAGATCAAGTATTAAGCTACATCGAAGAAATTAAAAGACTAAATCCACAAATTAATTTAAGCACTTATTTAGGAACTAATTCTGCTGGTGTTGATGTTTGAACTTCATCATGAGTTGGAACATGAAATGCAATTAGACTTGCAGTTATAGTGTCTTTCATCCAAACAATGATTGGTGTATTTATTGGAGCTTATTTAGGTTTTCATGCTGGATCACTTTTAGATACTATTGCTATGAGAATAATAAGTATTATTACTTCTCCACCAACACTTATTTGACTTTTAATAGCCTCATCTATATTTGGAACTTCTGATCTAACTTTAGCTATTACTTTAATAGTAGTAGGATGACCAGGTAGCGTTGGAATTACTAGGCTATATATAATAACCGTTAAAGATTCAGATTTTATCCAAGCTTCAAGATTAGTAGGGGCTTCTAAAATAAGACTTATTTTAAGACACGCTCTTCCTGCAATTGTAGGAAAAATAGCAAATAGCTTCGTAGCTTCTATTCCTTCAATTATTTTATCTGTATCAGCTTTAGCATTCCTAGGATTTTTCAAGGGAAATACCGCTAATCTTGGTTCAATACTTTCAAGTGCGCCATCAGAAGCTGGTACAAATATTTGAATTTTAGTTCTACCAGTCGGAATTCTTTTAAGTATTTCACTATCACTACAA
- a CDS encoding ABC transporter permease, whose protein sequence is MIKYLTQRVLLAIFTIFAIAIIVFFLVAYFAENPFVKEWENSGFKAEQAESVFQRSKDTYLIKPDTEFSRFEPLAWIDKKESVFVRFGYWVKSVFDSNQPFGFVFNQNILSNADVKTIPAYFFRFLPYSLIITLPSFLISASLGIFLGIIAGYKRGKFFDWIVNLLSQFFVALPIFVTASVVILVLLSVFGTPPLFLLPRDIEINGLSNTIASWASPIFVVVIGSLAGYITFVRNQVVTVLTSNYVLIAKSKGLNQRQIFFKYVLRNISIPLAATLIPSYIGLLSGGVVIETYWRVPGVSNVIVNAFPNGEINIIMFSTVFFTTLSVFTTIIVDISFVFLDPRIRYYSSSTSLLFLFKQYLVRNKEKKFAQAKN, encoded by the coding sequence ATGATTAAATATTTAACTCAAAGAGTTTTATTAGCTATTTTTACAATATTTGCAATCGCAATTATTGTTTTTTTCTTAGTGGCTTATTTTGCGGAAAATCCATTTGTTAAAGAATGGGAAAATTCAGGTTTTAAGGCCGAACAAGCTGAAAGTGTTTTTCAAAGATCAAAAGACACTTATTTAATTAAGCCAGATACTGAATTTTCAAGATTTGAACCTCTTGCATGAATAGATAAAAAAGAGAGTGTTTTTGTTAGATTTGGTTATTGAGTGAAAAGTGTTTTTGATTCAAATCAACCTTTTGGATTTGTTTTTAATCAGAATATTTTATCTAATGCTGATGTTAAAACAATTCCTGCTTATTTCTTTAGATTTCTTCCATATTCTTTAATAATTACTCTTCCTAGTTTTTTAATAAGCGCTAGTTTAGGAATTTTCTTAGGGATAATCGCAGGATATAAAAGAGGAAAATTCTTCGATTGAATAGTTAACCTGCTTTCGCAATTTTTTGTAGCACTACCTATTTTTGTTACAGCTTCTGTAGTTATATTGGTGCTACTATCTGTATTTGGAACTCCGCCACTGTTTTTACTTCCAAGAGATATCGAAATAAACGGACTTTCAAATACTATTGCATCATGAGCTTCTCCAATATTTGTTGTTGTTATAGGTTCGCTAGCTGGTTACATCACTTTCGTTAGAAACCAAGTTGTTACCGTTTTAACATCAAATTATGTTTTAATTGCAAAATCTAAAGGATTAAATCAAAGACAGATATTTTTTAAATACGTTTTAAGAAATATTTCAATTCCTTTAGCAGCTACACTTATTCCATCATATATTGGACTATTATCAGGAGGAGTTGTAATCGAAACCTACTGAAGAGTTCCAGGAGTAAGTAACGTTATAGTTAACGCCTTCCCTAATGGAGAGATTAACATCATAATGTTTAGTACTGTATTTTTTACTACTCTTTCAGTATTTACCACCATTATAGTTGATATTTCTTTTGTCTTTTTAGACCCAAGAATTAGATACTATAGTTCTTCTACATCATTATTATTTTTATTCAAACAATATCTTGTTAGAAATAAAGAAAAAAAGTTTGCACAAGCTAAAAATTAA